From the Solanum stenotomum isolate F172 unplaced genomic scaffold, ASM1918654v1 scaffold37374, whole genome shotgun sequence genome, one window contains:
- the LOC125852601 gene encoding cytochrome P450 CYP72A219-like isoform X2, translating into MSKSKPINISDDITQRLIPFFLDSINKNGKSSFMWLSPYPTVLITNPEHVKEILTKNYVYQKQTHPNPFAKLLAQGLVLVEEDKWAKHRKIINPAFHVEKLKHMLPAFYMSCSEMISKWEDIVSKETSYELDVWPDLQLMTAEVISRTAFGSSYEEGRIVFELQQEQAEHIMDISRSIYIPGSRFLPTKRNKRMLEIEKQVQTTIRHIIDKRLKAMEAGETSKDDLLGILLESNMKEIEQHGSKDFGLTTTEVIEECKLFYFAGQETTSVLLVWTMILLCLHPEWQVRAREEVLQVFGNEKPDLEGLSRLKIVTMILYETLRLFPPLPVFSRRNKEEVKLGELHLPAGVILIIPAIFIHYDK; encoded by the exons ATGTCTAAGTCTAAGCCTATCAATATCTCTGATGATATAACTCAAAGGCTCATCCCTTTTTTCCTTGACTCCATCAACAAAAATG GTAAAAGTTCGTTTATGTGGCTAAGCCCATATCCAACAGTGTTGATCACAAATCCTGAACATGTAAAAGAGATTTTGACAAAGAATTATGTGTACCAAAAGCAAACTCATCCAAATCCATTTGCCAAGTTATTGGCTCAAGGTCTTGTGTTAGTTGAGGAAGACAAATGGGCAAAACacagaaaaatcatcaatcctgCTTTCCATGTTGAGAAGTTAAAG CATATGTTGCCAGCATTTTATATGAGTTGTAGTGAAATGATAAGCAAATGGGAGGATATTGTTTCAAAGGAAACATCATACGAGCTCGATGTATGGCCAGACCTTCAATTAATGACCGCTGAAGTTATTTCTCGAACTGCATTTGGGAGTAGCTATGAAGAAGGGAGAATAGTATTTGAACTTCAGCAAGAACAAGCTGAGCATATAATGGACATAAGTCGTTCAATTTATATACCAGGATCAAG GTTCTTGCCTACTAAAAGGAACAAAAGAATGCTGGAAATTGAAAAGCAAGTCCAAACAACGATTAGGCATATCATCGACAAAAGATTGAAGGCAATGGAAGCAGGGGAGACTAGTAAAGATGACTTATTAGGCATATTACTTGAATCCAATATGAAAGAAATTGAGCAACACGGAAGCAAAGATTTCGGATTGACAACAACAGAAGTGATTGAAGAGTGCAAGTTATTCTATTTTGCTGGACAAGAGACCACTTCAGTGTTGCTCGTGTGGACAATGATTTTGTTGTGCCTACATCCAGAGTGGCAAGTACGGGCCAGAGAGGAGGTTTTGCAGGTCTTTGGAAATGAAAAACCAGATTTGGAAGGATTAAGTCGCCTCAAAATT GTGACAATGATATTGTACGAGACGTTAAGGCTATTCCCCCCATTACCAGTATTTAGTAGAAGGAACAAAGAAGAAGTCAAATTAGGGGAGCTGCATCTACCAGCTGGAGTGATACTCATTATACCTGCAATCTTTATTCATTATGACAAGTAA